A stretch of DNA from Vanacampus margaritifer isolate UIUO_Vmar chromosome 1, RoL_Vmar_1.0, whole genome shotgun sequence:
CGTGAGTGTGCCCATGCAGAGCCCAGTGTCTCCTGGTATGTACCAGGGCCAGTGGAGAATGTGTACAGCAACAGGACTTTACTATGGAGGTACGTGTATCtatacaaacaaaatacaaagcCATTGGTACTTCTTAGTAACTTTGCCTTATTTTAAAAtcctaaaacacattttaaataagttttccaTTAGCAGTAGTTTTGCGTTGGGCTGCAAAGATCGATATTTTAGAAGCACTATTACAGCTATAGCCGCAAGGTACCAATCATGGGTACCTTGGATCCAAAGCTATTATGTGCAATTCAAGTTTCATTATTGACACACGGATATACGCACAAGTTAACCATTCTAATATTATTTAGCCAATCTCATAATAGTTCCAAGTTTTCTAGTCAAGGTTTTGATGGCATTGTGAATCATTTACTAAACTCACTACCCAAAACATAGTCCTCCCGTCTTGCATAATAGTTCCGTACAGTAGCccacatgtttgtttgttttttgacagaTATTATTTGGGTGATCCTGAGCGTGGAGGTTGGTGGCCTTCTCGGTGTCACACAGCAGCTTTCATCCTTCCAGGCAGAGTTCAACACGCAACCTCATCGCAACGTAGAGGGAAATTACAATCCCTTCGCCTCACCAGAAAGAAGCAAATGGCCCAACAgcaacaccagcctccaccatGACAACAACCATAAAGTCTCAGAGGAACACTGGCAGGGAAGCCCGAACCAGTTGCAGCAAGACCAGAATGAACTTTCACACAACTCTGTGGACTTAGTAGCAAACAGCCTACAAAGCAATCTGTCAATAGTCACTTATAACCAGGTAAGATGTCATGAGGCCAACACCTCATGTGATTGGCACAGTCAGACAGCTTTTGTGCTGTTCTACATACACCACTGTAACATTCAACCACAGAGAAGATAAAAATTGTCGCTCTCTAGCAGAAATGCtgcatgtccaaatatggtcaatttaatattttttcacaaattgataTGATTGGTCTTTCTTTGCTCACATTTTTTGTTATCCTTACAAATTATTAACCAATTTTAAGTATTGGGAATTGCTTGAGAGCAAATCTATTATAAAAAGTCTCATAGTATTCAGCTTTTCCACATAATAAAATAGTtcttaaatatgtaaaaaaaaaaaaaaaaaaaaaaaacatgtctatgACATGCATtcatcaaaattgactttggatctaatatttttgctttccctaaatcacccacacacacaaaacgctctgtttaaaacagtctgttttaggggtgtgtcacttatgtaaatagctgcaccaggccacgtctaggccatacccttctctccGAAGGGGCTGCGATTTTGGCTCCAGTAGCCAatttgctaatgttgtgaatggaaacgactcgCCCATGGCGAGCAGGAGCAGTGTGGTACAAGTACAGCCGTACCAATTTGAGCCggacagacatgtcttttacacatttgagaactattttaatatgtggaaaagtagcataacgttactgcggagactatgttgtagcgattgtttaggcagtggttattttgccttAACCGGCAACTGTCCTGCGAGCGTTATTTTTGCTGTGAATGTCTCCGATTTACCAAGAATGCTTGTAGCCATTTACAAgtggttatgaataacacaaatgtgcacatttaggccactgcgcggtcgcaacgtgcaagtCGTCTTGGCGAGACCACATAGCgtccggttagcatcacaaagtcacggcaaaataaccaccgcggattgtatcttggccaaacaatacgcaaccgcttcagtattatccaaccaccgtctgctttatcatatctaaCCTTTTGTAACCAAACAACTTCCACACAACAAATGTAACTACTACTTAAGGTACTAAAActacaccagtaatatggtagaaagTATGATATGGCACATCTCTAAttgaaaggataggaaggaaggctaaatccaaataaaatgttaaacttacatctttcaCGTTTGTGTCACTCGGTTAGGACTGATGTTTAAACGAggtgcaaatccagctctgaacaggctttcattAACGAAACAGTCCTTCAAGAAATGCTGTCGGTACaagtccttcaaaataaaattaatccattGTCTTCTCAAAGAGTCTGATGAAGGAAACAACCACTTATTCCTGATCATTGTTCTCAAGCGTATGTgagcagcaaaaaacaaacaaaaaacaagcagcaGCCAGCTTCTCAAATTTCTGTGGGTGTGACAAACCTACCAGAGGaggtgccactaacccgagaGGGCGGGGCCGTGTGCACATCCGTGTCTTGTTGACGTCgctaagtcacggaagtttaatctgcccgtttgaagcacatattttagaaaggaggagaaagctaaagaagtcacggacggacttttttcatacctggttggattgtagacaggccagggatgcatattattgatagaaaaccccactaaagggcattttcatactatgagaCTTTTAACTCTATTGGCGACTTCAGCTCTCTAACAGGTGTTGTATACCTCCACTATTTGCTCATTCCACGGCAGCTTTGTGGCATTATGCtgcctcaagattgaaagtctgGATGTTTTTTAGACAAAATCATTGCCCTGTACACGTAATATTTCCTAACTGTTCTTCCTCCTTACAGGGTTTACAGGAGCCTTCCCCTTTTGGTCACTTGTAAATCTTGGGACTTGTTCTAAAGAAGCTGCAGTACTAAACGCCTCCGGAGCCTGCCACATCGATAAGAGAAGGAAGAGCTTTTATCAGTTGTTGCAGGAAAGTTGGTAATCATTTTTATGCAAAACGGCTGTACCCTGCAGCGGCACTCTTGGGCAGCAGAGGTCTCTGAAGTTGGATCCACCAACATCCCACAGCCACTGTATGGTCACGTGAATGCTAAGTTAAAGTAGCGCAATgaatcttttgagtgataacttttcttttctttttttcatacgTCATAGTTGTCAGAGTGCAAAGTTGCGTGCATTTGTCAAATTGTGTGTTTAttcttgtgagtgtgtgtacaaGTTGAAAGAGAAACTTTGGAGGAAAAGCCATTTATTTTGCCAATATATTCTCCAGTTTCTGCGCTGACTGCCcaatgcattgattgattgagtttCTGAAAAGTTTCCCTTTAacaaagataaatgatgtggtCATTACAGAAAAAGCATGTCTTATTTTTGTAACACGGAGTAATCCtccacaaaatatgaaaagctCAAGTCAGGTAGTGCACTTATATGCccttacacacaaacacacacaaacaagtcaTCCATTGAATCGAAGCAATAGtcactgaaataaaatgcactaCAATGATCCTCCACTCGGGGTTGTCATGTTCACTCACAGGCTACATAGCAGCTCATTTATTCAGTCATACAGGACTCTTTTGTGATCCTTTAATTAGAATgcccatatttgggttattcatcTATGTTAGAATTACATCTACAAATAATTTTATGTAAGGtataatttacatttatgaTGGGGGGGTTAGTGCGCACAAATTATAAATTATTCTTAGGAGAGTGGGGAGGGAAAACTCTGGGGGCAAACCTGACCGTCGAACAGGACTGTGTCAGAACTAAACTGCGAAAACCTGGTGTGGCATGATTGAACCCAAATCTCTCTCTTTGGACACAACCATCCATTGTCTTCTGGAACAATCAGTTAACCtcatgcatatttttggaaaGTGGGGAAAAGCCACACATTTATGTGGAGGAGAAGCAACCTCCACACAGGAAAGCTAAAATTCCAACCCACAACTTTGGACTGTGAGGTAGAGATGCTAACGACTAAACGCGCTTCACCGTGCTGCCTTTAAAGCAACCCATATTATTTACTTGAACATGTATCCTGTTAAAGTCAACACTATCCTAGTCATTTCTCCACGATTAGCAAACATATTGCATTATTTGTTATAATTCCCCAGCGATGGAACCAATTAATCCATTAAATCACTGGTCTGCCGTTTATAAAATCAAAACGGTTTTCATGCTCGTTTCACTGTCAAGCGCTTGCACACAATCtttcaatttgaatgttttaatgAATGTAGAGAAGGAAAAACATTTGGCATAATTAGCCCAAAGATTATacagttgtgtttgtgttgaataCTATTCTGCTTTTTGGTTTTCTTTGTGGATGAAAACATCAAAAATCCTTTAGTGACTTAGAACTGACACATTggtggtctttttttcttcttttttttttgctgtatatttAGTAGCACTGGACTGGATAATCTATGCACTGAGTAACGAGACCTCCTAAggcccatgtgtgtgtgtttcttccaACAGTTGAGTTTTCAAGGGCTAATTGACTCTGACTCAGAGTGTCAATTATAGCCATTTTTAAGAGTACTTTGACCGGTGAACATATTCAATGCAGCTGTAACTGTAAACCCCAAACAAGGGTGAACTTACCATACCAGCTAACACCGAAGCATgccacaaagacaaaaaaaaaaaatcctgcaagAGGTCAAAGAGCAACACTTGTATTTGCTCTTGGTAATAACTTGTCAAGTCCAATGTGTGTGTATCTTTGAAGTTTCCAATGATGAATCATACAGCAGCATGTTTGTGAATGAGGAAGTGTTCAAAGCTTTTTCTCTTGTAAGTTTGATGAATATTTGTATGAATAAATTATCACTGAAAATTGaagagttgttttttgtttttgtttgtttgtcccaaatacagtacattttgtatCAGTCAATGAAGACTTTTGGTCCAAGGCATCACATTAGTCCTGTGATCCAAATTTGAATGCTTTGCATCC
This window harbors:
- the LOC144037671 gene encoding protein ILRUN-like, which translates into the protein MEGMDLDVDQELTQKFSCMGTTDKDILISEFQRLLGFQLNPAGCAFFLDMTNWNLQAAIGAYYDFESPNISAPCMSLVKDVTIGEGESVPPDTRFTKTWRIQNTGAECWPPGICLKYVGGDQFGHVNMVTVRSLAPQEMTDVSVPMQSPVSPGMYQGQWRMCTATGLYYGDIIWVILSVEVGGLLGVTQQLSSFQAEFNTQPHRNVEGNYNPFASPERSKWPNSNTSLHHDNNHKVSEEHWQGSPNQLQQDQNELSHNSVDLVANSLQSNLSIVTYNQGLQEPSPFGHL